In Xenorhabdus griffiniae, the genomic window CAGCCAACAGTTGCAATGCTACATTTAATTGCACTGGCCCCAATTGGTAATGGGGAGCTGGCAGAGGTTGTTGATAAAGAGTGTTAACTTGCCCACTTACACTACACAAACGATACCCTGATTGCCGTAGCGCATAACGCATCGCCTCACCAACAGTCGGTTTTAGTGAGTTTGGCATTTTCAATTGAATCACTTGTTTTAGTGGGTAACGTTGTGCTATTTCTGGGGAGGTATCAACTAACAAGTAGCGATCATAGCGAACTACTTCAACTACTTCGGGAGAGGATTGGTAAATATCAGGAAATTCAGAGGATACGTTATCTAAGGAAGTAGCCGGAGGTGCCACGGCCACGGTAGCAGTTTGTTGCTTTACACAAGCCGTCAGAGTAAACGGAATTAATAACATTAGGTATAGTTTTTTCATGATCCTTTATCCTGTTCCTATATAAAATATGCCTAACTTTGCTTAGGAATGGGATTAAATTCAACAAACAACTCTATCTGAAAAAAATAAAAAAAATCACACAAAAAAAATTAATTTCAAATTGTTCGCCAGAACCTTCCAATAAAATATTTAGCTCATACTCCATTTTTGCTAGCATCATTGTTAATCTATTTCTTTGTGAATATTGCTACCATAACAGGACATGATAGAAATATTTGGTACTGATTGCTCACTTTTAAAGTTTTGCCATGTGTCCAGATCCTCGTTTTTGTCCGTTCTAACCAGTACAACGGAAGCTGTTTTTTGTTGTAACATCATTGCTTAATTTATTTTTAATAGGGTCATAGTTCATGAGCAAAGTACCAGGATATTTTTATGGATATCGAAGATTTGCCGTAGACAGAGACTGGTTGCGTGAGCAGGAAGAACTGCGTTATCAGAAACGTCAGCAACGGTTTGAAGCATGGTCAAAAAAATGGATCACTATCACCCGACTTAAACAAGATCGTTTGTGGACTGACGGCGCGATTAAGCGTTGGCTGGGTCAGCCTCAAAAACAGGGTAAATACAAGGTGTTCTCGGTTGAGGCGGTGATAGCAGCAGAGAAATTAAAAGAATTTCAGGAATGGCGACAGCCTCGGATTGAAAAGATGATCGCCCGTTTCAACCACTACATGATCCCGTTTATGTAAGATTCGGCGCACCTCAATACTACTGGGGACATCGTTGTCAATCCGCCGATCCCCCCTTCACCCTTCACCTTGCTAAGCCGTCTTTTAGCAGGCTGTCTTCTATTTTTTTACTATTCTGTTTTGTCACCTCTATAAACAAAATAAAGAAATTTTTGCAAAATATCACAAAGCTTACTATGGTCATCAAAATGTGTTTGTGTTTGTGAGCATAGTTTAAACGCAATTTTATTCCATAGAGTAAATATTCCTGTAGCTATGAGATAATGCTCTTCGGCAGATTTTTTATTAGCTTTAGCTTTGGCTTTTGTAAATTGTTCCTTTAACAATTGCTCAGTGATTATTGTAAAATTAGTATATACCAATCTAACTTGAAGATGCAGGTTTTAAAGTCTGAAAATTATCAGTCAGTCGAGTCGTGAGCTCTTTCGCTTTTTCTGGCAAAGTGACATGAAAAAAGTGACGAAGGGTTTCACGGAAGGTCTTCGCATCCGGAAAATAGATATTGTTACGCACTTGCTCATTCATATACTTCCACAATCGCTCTATCGGATTGAGGTTTGGGCTGTAAGGCGGGAGATAATGCAATTCAATATTCAGGACATATGCAATATCTTTCACCAACTCGGCTCGGTGGTAACCCGCTCCATCCAGAATGAGGTGGATTTTTTGCGACAGCGGGTAAGTTTCTCGGAGCGCACCGAAGAAATAGGCGATATTTTCAGCATTAATGCTTGGATATTCACGGATCACGGTGTCTTCAATCCGTTGTAAATTCAGCGCACCCAGAATATTGAGACGGGTACGACTGCCGGTGGTTTCAACCTCTTTTACCTGATTTTTCCCTGCTTTCATCCAGCCATAACTGAGCTTTGTGGACTGTGAAGGATGCACCGCATCAATAAATAGGATCGGCTCATTCTGAGCCGCCCTGTCTTTCAGCATCTTGTAGTCATCAATAAATTGTTGCTGTTTATCCGCATCGAATTTATGAGGCACTCCCTTTGGCTTTTTATAGCTGAAACCCTGGCGGTGAAGCCATTTCGTCATCCCCCCCACGCTGAAAGACACCTGCCAACGTGCTTGGACATAGGCCACAATTTGGGTCGTGGTATGCATCAAATTGGCGGTCAAATATTCAATCAGGTCAGCGGCTTGTTCGGCAGAGAGATGGCTTTCAGAGCCCCCATTTTCCGGCGTCAGCTTTTCCTGAGCGATGAAGTCTTTTAGGTGACGGCTGACCGTACTTTCATGAATACGCAAGGCCTGGGCTATCATCTGAGCTGTCCAGCCTTCGGAGGCCAAAAGCACGGCCTTGATGCGATCACAGACTCGACTGTCACGCGTGGTATCATGCATCAATTCGAGGGCACGTTTTTGTTCTGGTGTCAGATGAATTTTCATGGTTGCAAGCATGATCTGATTTGGATAAGAAATCAAGCATCTTCAATGGCGATTGGTATAATCAGATTCTTTCATATTCATTCACCTATTCAATATCTTTTAAACAAAAGGAGAACATCTTCCGATAATTGATAATTTGATTTGGTATTTAAACGGCTTTTTCTCTCATGATATATAGTTCCATCCGGCGTTATATGCTTAGTCATTAAAATACCAACTTTACTTAAACGACTACATAAACTTGACAAGTTTTCCTTTGTAACTTTAGTTGCATTGGCTAATTCATCAATGCTAACCAAGTTCACACCACCATCATCATCACATTTATCAAGCATATAAAAAAGTACCGCTATAGCAGTTCCCTTTCTGCCCGTGTGGGAAAAAATTTCACCAATCTCTGAAAAACTAAATCTCATGCAAACTTACCTAATTTCTTCTCATACCATTTGACAACGTTAAAACGTTCCATTTCCTCAATTGCAGCACATAACCACCCTGTAACCGCAACATGAGAAGCAAGACGCTGAGGCAGCAGCATAAGTAAGTCTGCTAGCTGTGTTGATTTATTCATTGTTAAAAATAGAGTTGCGAAACCTGCCCATTCTTCATCGTTTGAAGGCATCCATTCGGACTCAAGTAACATTGACAATGCTGCTTTAGCCGCCCATAATGGAGTTTCGACTTTTCCTATATTCCATGATGTTAGAGTTGTACCCAATACTGATTTATCACGTCTGATAAAACCATTTGTAACAGCAACTTCAGTTAATCGCATAGCTCCCTGGGCAGCAGATAAGTCCGTCCCCATAATCCAAATTTTAACAACCTTAGCCCGAAACGATCTGGACATTGTAATTAGTGGAGTTTGAGTTTGATTTATCATAATTCAACCTTGTTTTTTAACTGTCGACTAGTCTTCTTACCCAGGTTCTGACTGGTAGGCACATTTACGTTCCTGCCAGTCATATGAACTTAGTTAATCAGCAACCAATATTGCAATTGATAAAACTTAATAAATGACTCCCCGCTGCACGTTGCGACTTTAGATCAGCTCTGATTGTTCCACGCTCAGGGTCAACACAAATACCTTTCCAATTTTCAATACGAAAGAATGCATCACGTTTAGTCTCATTCATTATACATGCGACCTCATTGATTTTAACAATAACATCTTCAATACACTTCTCCTCCTTCAACAGCTCACATACAGCAAAGGAAAACGCATTAACTAATACACCATGAAATGTTATGTGTCCTTTTCGGTAATCTAAGCTGTGAATTTTACTATGTCCTTCAGTCAAACCAGTCAGGTAGGCCCAAGAACTCCATATTGCAACAGCTTGAGTTTTAGTAGTTTCTGATAAAATGTCTTCAGTAAGTGCACCAAATATACGTTTAGTAGCATCATATAATGCTTTGAAGCTAACTAGCATATTGCTTTTGCTAGGAATAACGTTATGTTCATAATCAACCCACTCAGAAACAGTTTTAATTTCTTTTATCCAATATCGGGTTAAATGGCTGCAATCCTCACGATTATTATACGCAAGATTAATTGCAGCTGAAGGTTTTGACGCATTACTATTAATATCTGAAAAAAATTGTTGTCGTGTTTCAAGATCTAAATTTTCAGTAAGTGTTATTGAAATATAATCATTAACATCTCTCTGTTTGCAAAACTCAATAATTCCATACGCCCTATGTTGCCCATCAAATAGAGTAATATCGGCATCCATTGGAATTTTTAAAATCCCAATACGTGTATCACTTCCCACTTCGTCAAATTCAATATCACTATCAATATTACCAACAAGAGGAGGAATAATATAAGAGATTTTATTATCAAAAGATTCAATCAAATACTGAGATATTTTTTTAGCTCGATTTTTATTTAATTCTCTTTGAGAACGTGACATTACGTGCTGACTATTATCAAAAGCAAGCAAACGTTTTAGTTGCCTCATAGGAATAACTAATGAATATTGTATTTCACCAGCCTGAAATGAACGAATGGCAGGAATATTCCAAGTATATTTTTTATTTTCCAACATAATATGTTTCTCCTGTGAGAAGTGCTGACGCGAAATATGTTGCAGTGGCCTTCCACTGCAACAAGACGTTATCAAAATTACTTAATTTTTTTATGACCACTCATTATATACTACTTTGAAATCTATACAGTTTGGCGTTAATTGCAAAATCTGCTGAACACTAACAACATTATGGCAGAAATAGTTTGCACTCATAATATCCTCAATGGCCCTAAAAAGATCACAGTGACCAACCGCCCTAAACAGATCCATAGGATTAGCGCTATAACTACCTACAGGAACCCATAAGTCGCTATTAGCTCCACTTAACACAGAATGATTACAGAAATGGATTGAAGGTATCTCATTTTGTACAGCCAAATTAACTATAATAGATTTACGGGACATAATTTACTCCTATGAGAATGGCTTTTGCCAGGTGATCAAAAACGGCCTTCCGTTCTTGATTGTTTAAGTATACAACAACATGAATTAACAAATCAATATTGATTATATAAAACAATAATAAAAAATGCATAAAAATTTCCCCCGAATTAACAGGGGAAATTATTATTCTATCGTGAGTCCGCAAGTAACAATAGCGCACCCACAGTCCACTGAGCAGCTTAGCGAACCGCTCAAAATGGAATATCATCATCGAAATCCATTGGCGGCTCATTGTTCTGTGGCATAGGTGATTGAGCCGAACGAGATGGAACACTACCACTGAATTGCTGAGAAACTTGTGGCTGCCCCCAACTCTCCTGTGCCCCACTACGATTGCCCAACATCTGCATCTTACCACCATTACTTACCACAATTTCGGTAGTGTAACGATCTTGACCGCTTTGATCTTGCCATTTTCGTGTTTGCAAAGACCCTTCTATATAAACTTGTGAACCTTTTCTGAGATACTCACCTGCAACTTCAGCCAGCTTTCCAAAGATCACCACACGGTGCCATTCCGTTTTCTCTCTCATTTCACCAGATTGTTTATCTCGCCAACTTTCAGATGTCGCCAGAGTAATGTTTGCCACTGCTCCGTTATTATTTGGCATATAACGGATTTCTGGATTTGCCCCCAGATTTCCTACCAAAATAACTTTGTTAACGCCTCTTGAAGCCATCATATTTCTCCTCAGAAGTATTCGCGTTGCGTCCAATTGCCTTGTTTTAGAGCCTTAGATGCAATCTTATCCGATTTGAAATATTCGACGGACTCACGAGATACAGGCCCTTCTTCATTCACCGTTCCAATATAATAACCAACACGGCTATATAGAACCTGTAACGGTAAACTTTGCCCTGCAAGTTTTGCAGCAAGTACACCAGTCTTCATCATAGTATGTTCCTTTATTGATAAGGCAGAAACATACTTCCCTGAAAAAAATATGTTTCTCCCAGGGAAGTAAAATTATGTGATTTAGAATGAGTCTTCCGCGTACTGTTTTGCAGGAGCCTTTTCTTCACTAGGTGGTGCTAATTGAGATTTTTCGGCTTTATATACCATCTCTTTTCCAACTTTGATCCAGTCAATATTAATTAACCGAGCGCGCAGGCTAACACGCTGTTCTCCGGCATGTTCCCCACTATTGAGTGTAAAAATCTCAGTAGAAGGATTACTTAAGACGAATCCAATCAACACTTTTTGATCTTCATCCACGGCTTTCTGACAGCGGTTTATAAGCTTAATAGCGCTCTCTCCAGCAACAGTAGTATCAAAACGAACATATGCCGGACTATCAGTAGGACCACTTAAAGCGTTAATCACAACCGACAAGAAGCGTCCATTGGATCCGTTTATATGGCGAATATTGCTTAAATACCCGATGCCATTGATATGAAGATTGAAGTATCTGTTTTCATTTTTGCTATTCATCATGATGTTTCTCCTAGGAAATAAGGTAGAAAAATGAGAAACATCACCCCCAATGGGATAATTGTTTCCCATTGGGAAGTCAGCCATCAGACTGACTTAATATCGCGATATGATATATGTGAGAAGTTTCTTAATCGCTTTAGCGATCCCCGTTTTCAAAGAATAAACGGGTTTACCCAGAGTATTTACTGTCTGCCTTTTCAGGTATAGCAGATGGCGCAGTCACCCGAAGGCACTTCTTTCAGACTACTGAAGCATTGGTAGGTTGCTAAGCAACATAAAATCTTCTATATAATTAAACCAATACAAAACAAAGTCAAGAGATTAATATTACTCTTTAACAGATTATATTATTAAAGCGAGAGCATGATTAACACTTCATGCTCTAGTTTAAAACTAAACATAGGAATAATACCAAAATGCTATTATTTTACCCATTTACCATTATATTCGGCAGCATAATATGTTCTACCGCCTTTTGGCAGATCAGCCGTGAGTTGGCATTCCAAAATTATTCCTGTAAAATTCCATTTTCTATCAAACTTTACAAATGAATTAGAAAAAACTCTTTCTGAATGAACAACCCACATACTAAGATACTTCCCAGGGAGCTGATCATAGACAGTGGTGTAAGCACCCCCGCAATTGTATTCTGTTCCCCACGCCAGTGCCGTTCCAATCCCTCCAAATAATGTTACGACTAATGTTCCAACTGTTAATAATTTTCTGAACATACCCCCCCCCCTCTTATAATAATAATATTTATACCAAATTCATTACATTTAAGTTTTCCAGTACATTTAAAATCATTGCCAAATAATGAAACTATCAATGAGGTTTATTTACCCACTCACCTTTGTACTCGGCAGCGTAATATTTTGGCCCCCAATCTTTATTATCATAGCCACGATCGAGGTAACATTCCCAAATTTCTCCTGTGAAATACCATTTTCTATCAAATTTCACAAATGAACTCGAAAAAATCCTTTCTGGATGAACAACCCACATCTGAAGACCTTTCCCCGGAGCCTGATCCCTAACACGATTCTCCCCTGGACAAAAATATTGTGATCCCCATGCAGATGCAGTTCCAATTCCTCCGATTAATGTTACTGCTACTATCCCAACTGTTAATAATTTCCTGAACACAGGCATTCTCCTATAATAACTTTAACTTTTAAATGAATCTTAAATTTAAATTAAAATCATATAGTGCTACAATTTTAAAATTTATAAACCCTCTATATATTTAATTATAATTTAAAAATGTTCCATCTATTATTATTCATGATAAATAACCACACCTGACATTATTTACACAAATAAAATAATTGTTTTAATTTTCAATCTAACAATATAATTCATCGTAACGACATAGGATAAAAATAATTTCTTGACATTCCATATACCATATTTATTGTTTATTGTTTATTGTTTATAAGAATTTAATATATGCGATAATATACACAAACATCTTAAAATTAATTTACTACAGATATAGCTGCTGAATGTCGGGTTACATCATAAAAATTAGAGGCGTTACCTTTGGTAACGCCTCTAGCAGTTGTACCAATTCTGCGAGGTCAGAATGAAACTCCGAGGCCATTCAACAAACCCGGCGTGTTTTTCACGGAGTTGGATACGCCTTGAAAATCTACTGTGTCGAAGCAGTAATTTTCTGAACTGTTAGGGTTAAGACGCTTTTCAGCGTTTCCCCTCCGCAGCTACGGGGTACTATTTCCTAACTGGAAAACATTACCAATAACGTAGGTAACTGTAAACCTAAGTTACGAAAAAAGTGTTTTCAATGTATTACTTTTTTTCTTCTTACCAGGTTGGAGTTTAGCACCTTTCGCCTTATTCAGTGTATCCAAAACAACAATACCATTACATTCAGGGTAACGCTGGCAGCTCCAAAAACGCCCTTTTTTGCCTTCACGTAATACCATTTTCCCCTGGCATTTTGGGCAAGAGGGCATAGTAGGTAGGTTCAGCTTTAATGGTATATTTTGCGCCTTCTCCAACAAATGGCGAACCCAAGCTTCTTGCTTTTGCATGAACGAAGCCAAGGACATTTTACCCTCAGCAACTTCTTCCAGAGCCTGTTCCCATAATGCTGTCATGCCTGGGTCAGTTACCACAAATGGTAGTGCATCAATAAGCTGAGAACCAATATCCGTAGCTAACAGAAACTTCTTCTGACGAGACAAAAAGTTTCTTTCCTCCAATTTAGCAATAATTCCAGCTCGTGTAGCCTCCGTTCCTAACCCTGCATTATCTTTTAAGACTTTCTTTAAAGCTGGATCAGTGATAAATGCAGAAGCATTTTTCATGGCAGCAATTAATGTACCATCAGTGTAGTGTTGGGGAGGTTTAGTTTCCAATTGCTTAAGCTCCCCGCTTTTAACTTCGCACATTTCACCTTGAGATAAAGCGGGGAGCTTTTCTGTGGGTTCTGTATCATCTTCATTCTCTTCTTCTGAGTTTGAGAATAACAGTTTCCACCCTTTAATAACTTCAACGTTGCCTTTAGAAATAAACAACTGGCCCCCTATGTCAAAAAAAAGAGTCGTTACATCAATTTCTTGTGCAGGTAAAAATTGAGCCAAATAGTGAGTACGAATCAATTCATACAACTTTCTTTCTACTGCATTCATATCTGACAACACTGGAGGATGTTTAGTTGGGATAATCCCGTGGTGCGCCGTTATTTTCTTATCATTCCAAACACGTGAAACTAATTTGATATCCAGTTTATTTAATAATGGAGATATCGAGGGATCACTTACTGCTAGTGCCTTTAAGACTTCAGGAATTTCCGATTGCATGGAGGTAGGCAAATAGCCACAATCAGTTCTTGGATAAGTGGTAGCTTTGTGTTTTTCATATAAGTTCTGAGCTATTTCTAGTACCTGGTTAGCACTGAACCCCCAACGTTTTGATGCAACTTGCTGTAACGTCCCTAAATCAAAAGTAAGAGGTGGTGAATGTTTTGCACGCTGTTGTTGAGCCTCACATACTCGCGCCTGCTTATTTTGATTACATAACTGAGTTACAGCTTTCGCTATTGGTAATTGATTACAACGTTTTTCATCATCACAGTATTGCTCAGCCGCTACCCACCTAGCCGTAAAGAGTATCCCTTGGTGTTGTAATAACGCATTCACTTGCCAGTATGGTTTAGGTGTAAATTGGGCTATCTCACGATCTCTTTTTACTAGCAACGCTAATGTAGGTGTCTGAACCCGCCCAATTGAGAACAAGCCCCCATACCCGTGTTCTCGTGCCGATACCGTAAAAAAACGAGTCATATTCATACCAATCAACCAATCTGCGCGAGAGCGTCCTAGTCCCGCCTGATAAAGCGGTTCTGTTTTTTCACCTGGCAGCATTGAGCGGAGCGCTTGCCTAATACTTGCATCATCCAATGCAGATAACCAAAGCCGTTGAATGGGGCCTGTATAGCGGCACATATCCAATATTTCTCTCGCAATGACTTCCCCTTCTCTATCAGCATCAGTGGCAATGACTACTTCAGAAGCATGTTTCAGTAACTGTGAAATAGTTTTAAACATTGATGATACGTCTTTTTTTACAACCATTTTCCATTGGGATGGAATGATAGGTAAGACTTCTTTACGCCAAGGCATACCAAATCGTTCATCATAAGCATCAGGGGAAGCATTTTCTAATAAATGCCCTCTGGCCCATGTAACAACCAGATCTTTCCCTTCATAAAAACCATCTTTTTTGGTACTGGCCCCTAAAACCTTTGCAATATCTTTACCTTGAGATGGTTTTTCACATAAAAAAAGACGCATAGTCATTCCTTGTTGTGATTAAAATTATTGAACTTTACCTACTGACACGTCATTAATTTGTTTAAATAAACGTTTTAGATAGTTATCAGTTAGATGTGCCGGGTTAGCTGAACTATAAGTAATAAACATCAGCGTACCTTTACCTTTTTTCTGCAATTTAATATTCAAATGATCGTTATCGTTCCAATTTTTTCCCATACTATAATAACTGCCTGGGCTTGCTCCCCATGTGTATCCGGCAGCTTTTATAGCACTTACTGTCCATTCATCTTGTTTATTACCACTATTCTTCAATGAATCTATTTCGTCTTTAGATACAAACTTATAGAAACGTCTGACTCTTGCTGCTGCTGTATCTACATCAACCGAAACAGTTACTTCCTGCTGGCGACTATTGCGCTTTTTTCCTACATCAGCATTTAGTCTAGGCATTCCATCATCAGCGTCAGAAACCGGACCTTTTGTTATAGATAACCCAAAATCACTAATTTTTTTATTAATTTCAGAAAGTTCTGTTCCAACACAACCCGAAAGCAGCACAAAAAAGAAAGGAACAGTAAATTTATAAAAAGACATAAGTACTCCTCATATAGTTAACAACTGTTAAGTGCTACTACTTTAAGGAAGCTAATGGCGGAGAAAAAGACGAACGCTTCTTTCCAGTTAAAATATCGTGATCCAAATCACCCATTAGTTTTACGGCAGCTTGATACTCTTCACTTTCTTTAACCAAATTTGCTCGTGAAATGGGCAGCCTACGGTAAAGATTCACGATCCCAAAGGCCCTACGAACTTGATGACCAGCAATAGCAAGTACATCGGTCTTTTTTTTTCTGGAAATTAATCCATAGTGATATGCTTGATATGTACGCATAGCTAATTGGTCAACTCCCACCAATAACCAAACACATTTATAACCCAAAGGGGTTCGACTAAAGACTCCCAGATCTAGCGGTTCAGAAGATGCAACTTCAGATATATGTATTTGTGCAGGAATTTGCGTTAACCACTTCCCAGCTTTATCTAACTCAGATTGCAACAACTCAATACTTTCATCCAATGATTCTTCTATACGATACAAAAACATATCAGCAAATGGATTATTCTCCAGTGCGTCATAATGAATTCGCGTTACTCTTCCGATGAAAACGGGCATACTAATGATGTCCCACCTTTCTTTCTTATTAACATCATTTCTATGCCGACCTTCCCATATTTTCATAGCAAAATGTGTATGAAGTTCAAATGAAAATTCAGATCTCAATGCTCCCGCTGTTTTCTTTTCAGCACTTACATCTTTAGCAGTCATAAAAAATCAC contains:
- a CDS encoding DGQHR domain-containing protein, which codes for MLENKKYTWNIPAIRSFQAGEIQYSLVIPMRQLKRLLAFDNSQHVMSRSQRELNKNRAKKISQYLIESFDNKISYIIPPLVGNIDSDIEFDEVGSDTRIGILKIPMDADITLFDGQHRAYGIIEFCKQRDVNDYISITLTENLDLETRQQFFSDINSNASKPSAAINLAYNNREDCSHLTRYWIKEIKTVSEWVDYEHNVIPSKSNMLVSFKALYDATKRIFGALTEDILSETTKTQAVAIWSSWAYLTGLTEGHSKIHSLDYRKGHITFHGVLVNAFSFAVCELLKEEKCIEDVIVKINEVACIMNETKRDAFFRIENWKGICVDPERGTIRADLKSQRAAGSHLLSFINCNIGC
- a CDS encoding PilL N-terminal domain-containing protein is translated as MKKLYLMLLIPFTLTACVKQQTATVAVAPPATSLDNVSSEFPDIYQSSPEVVEVVRYDRYLLVDTSPEIAQRYPLKQVIQLKMPNSLKPTVGEAMRYALRQSGYRLCSVSGQVNTLYQQPLPAPHYQLGPVQLNVALQLLAGSAWKLEVDDVQRVVCHNLRPEYQWYKATDISPSNENNKFQSKKLPVKPKSVSIPLTEMKPTLENKENKGRWLEK
- a CDS encoding single-stranded DNA-binding protein; its protein translation is MASRGVNKVILVGNLGANPEIRYMPNNNGAVANITLATSESWRDKQSGEMREKTEWHRVVIFGKLAEVAGEYLRKGSQVYIEGSLQTRKWQDQSGQDRYTTEIVVSNGGKMQMLGNRSGAQESWGQPQVSQQFSGSVPSRSAQSPMPQNNEPPMDFDDDIPF
- a CDS encoding IS630 family transposase; this translates as MKIHLTPEQKRALELMHDTTRDSRVCDRIKAVLLASEGWTAQMIAQALRIHESTVSRHLKDFIAQEKLTPENGGSESHLSAEQAADLIEYLTANLMHTTTQIVAYVQARWQVSFSVGGMTKWLHRQGFSYKKPKGVPHKFDADKQQQFIDDYKMLKDRAAQNEPILFIDAVHPSQSTKLSYGWMKAGKNQVKEVETTGSRTRLNILGALNLQRIEDTVIREYPSINAENIAYFFGALRETYPLSQKIHLILDGAGYHRAELVKDIAYVLNIELHYLPPYSPNLNPIERLWKYMNEQVRNNIYFPDAKTFRETLRHFFHVTLPEKAKELTTRLTDNFQTLKPASSS
- a CDS encoding DNA topoisomerase III, whose protein sequence is MRLFLCEKPSQGKDIAKVLGASTKKDGFYEGKDLVVTWARGHLLENASPDAYDERFGMPWRKEVLPIIPSQWKMVVKKDVSSMFKTISQLLKHASEVVIATDADREGEVIAREILDMCRYTGPIQRLWLSALDDASIRQALRSMLPGEKTEPLYQAGLGRSRADWLIGMNMTRFFTVSAREHGYGGLFSIGRVQTPTLALLVKRDREIAQFTPKPYWQVNALLQHQGILFTARWVAAEQYCDDEKRCNQLPIAKAVTQLCNQNKQARVCEAQQQRAKHSPPLTFDLGTLQQVASKRWGFSANQVLEIAQNLYEKHKATTYPRTDCGYLPTSMQSEIPEVLKALAVSDPSISPLLNKLDIKLVSRVWNDKKITAHHGIIPTKHPPVLSDMNAVERKLYELIRTHYLAQFLPAQEIDVTTLFFDIGGQLFISKGNVEVIKGWKLLFSNSEEENEDDTEPTEKLPALSQGEMCEVKSGELKQLETKPPQHYTDGTLIAAMKNASAFITDPALKKVLKDNAGLGTEATRAGIIAKLEERNFLSRQKKFLLATDIGSQLIDALPFVVTDPGMTALWEQALEEVAEGKMSLASFMQKQEAWVRHLLEKAQNIPLKLNLPTMPSCPKCQGKMVLREGKKGRFWSCQRYPECNGIVVLDTLNKAKGAKLQPGKKKKSNTLKTLFS
- a CDS encoding PFL_4669 family integrating conjugative element protein, coding for MTAKDVSAEKKTAGALRSEFSFELHTHFAMKIWEGRHRNDVNKKERWDIISMPVFIGRVTRIHYDALENNPFADMFLYRIEESLDESIELLQSELDKAGKWLTQIPAQIHISEVASSEPLDLGVFSRTPLGYKCVWLLVGVDQLAMRTYQAYHYGLISRKKKTDVLAIAGHQVRRAFGIVNLYRRLPISRANLVKESEEYQAAVKLMGDLDHDILTGKKRSSFSPPLASLK
- a CDS encoding STY4534 family ICE replication protein gives rise to the protein MNSKNENRYFNLHINGIGYLSNIRHINGSNGRFLSVVINALSGPTDSPAYVRFDTTVAGESAIKLINRCQKAVDEDQKVLIGFVLSNPSTEIFTLNSGEHAGEQRVSLRARLINIDWIKVGKEMVYKAEKSQLAPPSEEKAPAKQYAEDSF